One genomic region from Penaeus monodon isolate SGIC_2016 chromosome 24, NSTDA_Pmon_1, whole genome shotgun sequence encodes:
- the LOC119588670 gene encoding uncharacterized histidine-rich protein DDB_G0274557-like, whose translation MATKALILALAALAVLCLVDDAHAAVTHRHALHPAHRPYHSPYYHHYPYRYYPYRHYYAHPHPHALHPQPYALHPHHHAHATSYVHVNHGAPVKEAAEEVVEAKES comes from the exons ATGGCTACGAAGGctctg ATCCTGGCTCTGGCCGCCCTCGCCGTCCTCTGCCTCGTGGACGACGCCCATGCTGCCGTGACACATCGCCACGCCCTCCATCCCGCCCACCGCCCCTACCACTCCCCATACTACCATCACTACCCGTATCGCTACTACCCATACCGCCATTACTACGCCCACCCTCATCCCCACGCCCTTCACCCCCAACCTTACGccctccaccctcaccaccaTGCTCATGCTACCAGCTACGTCCATGTTAACCACGGAGCACCGGTCAAGGAGGCAGctgaggaggtggtggaggcgaaGGAGTCTTAG